The genomic region AATTTCAATGAGATATTTAATTGAAGTTAGAAATAAAGTTCTAGATGCTTATAGAGAAATTATGAGAATGCAAATATAAGTACTTAGCCAATTATAATTTTGAAAAGAGGTGGATGAATGCCTGAGGCTCTAGAACAAATAAGAAATCAATTAAACGAATATTTTCAGAGTTTAGATAAAAAACAAAAAACTAAAATCTTTTTATCAACTCTTTTCATATTAATTTCTTTAACTGCAATTATTTTATATTTTTCTAGACCACAATATGTGGTTCTTCATAACGATTTAAGTGCTAAAGAGGCTGGAGAAGTTTTAAATATATTAGAAAGTAATGGCATTAAAGCCAAATTAGATACTAGTAGTGTTGTAAAAGTACCTAGAAAAGATTTAGAAAAATCACAAGTAGCTTTGGCTACCCAAGGGATACCAAGTGATAATATATCAGAGGATTTATTTGTAGGAAGTTCTTTCATGCAAACAAGTGAGGATAGAGCTAGGGATTCTAGAATCAAGAAGCAAAATTATTTAAGAATGACGATTGAACAAATACCAGGTATAGAGAGAGCAGTAGTAAACTTATCTATACCTGAAAGAACAGGCTTTGTTTTATCAAACGATGTAGATATAGCTAAAGCTTCGGTTTATTTAGCTCTAAGTAAAAACAATTTAGATAACCCTAGTGTTGAGGGTATTGTAGGACTAGTTGCAAATGCTGTTCCTGGATTGTCTCCTGAAAATGTTACAGTTCACGGTACGGACGGAAGAATCTTAAATTCTAAGAAATCAGATGACGGCGATTTCTCTAATGCTACTGAACAACTTTCTTTACAACAAGTAGTTAAAAATGATTTAGAGAAAAGTATTACAGATTTTCTATCTGTTGTTTATGGTTATGGAAATGTAGCAGTTATGGCCAATGTTAAGCTTGATTTTAACAGTGAAGTAATGGAAGTTAGAGAATTCTCACCTCCGATAGAAGGGGAGAATGAGGGGATCATTAGAAGCATGCAATCTTTAGAGTCGATGGCTCGAAATGGTGGTGCCGACGGGATTCCGGGTACAGATACAAATACTGAGGACCCTACTCAATATGCTGAAATTGATGCTAATACTTCAACATATACAGAAGCAAGTAAAACAATTAACTATGAAATAAATGAAGTATATAAAAAAATTGTTAAGGCAAAAGGCCAAATTCAAGATATAACAGTGGCTGTGTTTGTTAATACGTCTAACTTACCAGACGGAAGTTTAAGTGATGAGGAAAGACGTGAATTAACTAATATGGTTTCTGCTGCAGCGGGATTAGATACAAGGGTAGTACAAGTAGCAGCTAGAGAGTTTAATATAGATATAAAAGATAATTGGCAATCAATCTTTGATGATGCTACATTAGGTACAAAACCGATTGTTCCATTATGGGCTATACCATTACTAGCATTCTTAATCTTAGGACTAGGATATTTTGGTTATAGAACAATCACTAAAAAGAAAAATAAAGAGGAATTAGAACCTATATTCGATACTCAAGTACAAAAACCAGTATTTGAAGAAATTGATTTGGAGTTATCAGGTTCTCAAGTTAAGCAACAAGTAGAACGATTAGTCAGTAAAAAACCTGATGCAGTTGCTCAACTATTGAAAAATTGGCTTAGTGAAGATTAGAGGTGTATTTTATGAGTAAAAAAGGGGCATTGACTGGACGAGAAAAGGCAGCAATCTTATTAATTAGCTTAGGTCCAGAGTATTCTGCGCAAATATTTAAACATCTAAATGACGATGAGATTGAAGAACTTACGTTAGAAATAGCTAATATGAGAAAGGTTTCTCCAGATGAAAAAGAAAGAATTCTTGATGAGTTTTACCAAATATGCGTAGCTCAAGAGTATATTTCTGAAGGTGGTATAAATTATGCTAAAGATGTTCTTGAAAAAGCTTTAGGTTCTCATAAAGCTCTAGAAATAATAAATAAGCTAACTGCATCTTTACAAGTTAAACCCTTTGATTTCGCCAGAAAGGCTGATCCAGGGCAATTATTAAACTTTATACAAAATGAGCATCCACAAACAATTGCATTAATTCTAGCCTATTTACCTTTTAATCAATCAGCTCAGATTCTATCTTCATTGCCACAAGCAAAGCAATCTGATGTTGCGAGAAGGATTGCTACTATGGACAGGACTTCTCCTGAAATTATTAAAGAGGTCGAATCTGTTCTAGAAAGAAAACTATCATCACTTGTAAGCCAAGACTATACAAGTGCAGGCGGAATTCAATCTATTGTTGATATTCTTAACTCAGTTGATAGGGGTACAGAGAAGAATATTATGGATACCTTGGAATTACAGGATGCAGAGCTTGCTGAAGAAATACGTAAGAGAATGTTTGTATTTGAAGATATTATTAATCTTGATAGCACATCAATTCAAAGGTTCATTAAAGAAATTGATAATAGCGATTTAACAGTCGCATTAAAAGGTGCAACAGAAGAAGTTGCAAGTGTTATTTATGCTAATATGTCTAAACGTATGGGCGAAATGATAAAAGAGGATATGGAATTTATGGGTCCTGTTAGATTGAGAGATGTAGAAGAAGCGCAACAAAAAATTGTTAACGTCATAAGAAAGCTTGAAGAAGCAGGGGAAATAATTATTGCCCGTGGTGGAGGAGATGAAATCATTGCATAAGGTATACAAGTCAGCTAATGTTACTCTCGGACAAAAGAAATCCCTTGAATATACTCAAGTATATACAGAGAGTGTTCCTCAACAGGTTGATAATGAGATAACAGAAAAGAGACAATTGGATGTTGAGTTAGAAATTCAAAATCGAATTAACGAAGCTGAGCTTGAATGTGAAAGAATGATAGAACAAGCTCAGATTGAAGTGAACCAAATACTGGCTGAAGCTTATGATGATAGCAAAGCCATCATGGAGAAGGCTAAGGAAGATGGATACCAGGATGGCTTTGAGCAAGGAAAAAAAGAAGGATTTAATCTATATAATGCTTTAATTGATGAGGTAAATCAACTGAAGCAGGAAGTATATAAGTATAAAAAAGAAACAGCGAAACAACTGGAAAAAGATATAGTTAAATTAATAATCGATAGTATTAGTAAAATTATTAATCACGAGCTAAATGAAAATAATGAATTGATTTTAAATGTGATTAAAGTTGCTATAGATAAATGTACCTTTACAGAAAGTCTAATCATCAGGGTTAGTGAGGATGACTATGAAACAGTTAATTCATCCATAAATAGAATATATATGATGACTGAGGGAATTGACCAAGTAGAAATAAAATGTGATAAATTTTTAAAGTCTGGAAGTGTAGTAATTGACACTGTATCTGGAAAGATAGATGCAAGTATAGAGACCCAAATAAAGCAAATTGAAAATGCCTTTAATGAATTGTTAAGAAGTGAGTGATTATATGCAAAGCATTTCCTTAGATAAGTATTACAAATCTTTAAATTCACTTAATTTAGTGAAATATACCGGGAGTGTATCACAGGTTATAGGTCTAACAATAGAGTCAATAGGGCCAGCGGTTAAGGTTGGAGAGGTATGCAAAATATTTCCGCTCAAGGGAAATGAGCCAATTTTGGCAGAGGTTGTTGGCTTTAAAGAGAAAAAGGTTTTACTTATGCCCCTAGGTGAAATGGAAGGGATTGGTCCAGGAAGTAAAGTAGAAGCTATGGATACTTCTTTGCAAGTTAAAGTAGGGCCAGAATTACTAGGTAGAGTTTTAGATGGACTAGGAAATCCTTTGGATGGTTTAAGTCAAATAGAAGATACAACCACTTATCCAGTAATGGGTAAGCCCCCTAATCCATTAGTAAGGGCTAGAATAACTGAACCTTTATCATTAGGTGTTAGAGCTATAGACGGAATGCTCACCTGTGGTAATGGACAGAGAATCGGTATTTTTGCAGGTAGTGGGGTTGGAAAAAGTACTTTGTTAGGAATGATAGCAAGAAATACCAATGCAGAAGTAAATGTTATTGCACTAATTGGTGAGAGGGGAAGAGAGGTTAAGGAGTTTATTGAAAACGACTTAAAGGAAGAGGGATTGAGAAAATCAGTAGTAATAGTTGCTACCTCAGACCAGCCACCTCTAATAAGAATGAAAGGTGCACTTCTGGCTACTTCAATAGCAGAATTTTTCAGAGATCAAGGTAAAAATGTAATGCTAATGATGGACTCAGTAACTAGGTTTTCTATGGCTCAAAGGGAAGTTGGACTAGCTATAGGGGAGCCCCCTGTTACAAAAGGTTATACACCTTCGGTTTTTGCTATATTACCTAAGCTTCTTGAACGCTCGGGAACTGCTGAAAAAGGAGCTATTACAGGTTTATATACAGTATTAGTCGATGGCGATGATATGAACGAACCAATTGCTGATGCTGTTAGGGGGATACTAGATGGCCATATAGTTTTATCTAGAAAGATGGCAAATAGGAACCATTATCCTGCTATTGACGTATTAGCAAGTGTTAGCAGGGTAATGTCGAATATTGTACCTGGTGAGCATAGGGAAATCTCTAACTCTATTAAAGAGGTAATTTCAGTTTATAGAGAGGCAGAGGATTTAATAAATATCGGAGCTTATTCAAAGGGTTCCAATAAAAAAATAGATTATGCTATTACAAATATAGAAAAAATAAATAGTTTTCTACAGCAAGGTACTCATGAAAAAACTAATTTTTTAGAAACTCAAGAACTAATGAAAAAAATCTTAAGTTAAAGAAGGTATGCTAATGTCAAAAAACTATTCATTTCGTTTTGAAAGCATTCTTAATTTAAAAGACAAAGTGGAAGAAAGTAAAAAAAATGAATTTGGTTTAGCTGTAAGAAAGCTAGATTTGGAGAAAAATAACTTAAATCTACTAAAAGATCAACGGCAAGAAATGATAGAAAGCTTCAATATTAAATCTAAAAACATTACTACTGTACAGGAGTATAGAAATTTATCTAACAATTTACAAATTTTAGATAAAAACATTAACAGACAAAAATCTATAATTATGAGACATGAGAGCGAAGTAGATAAGTGCAAGGTAGCTCTAATTAATGCTAAAAGAGAGACAAAAATATTTCAAAAGATAAAAGAAAATGATTTAATAGACTTTAAATATATGGAGTCTAAGCATGAGGAAATGCTAATTGATCATTTTGTTTCATTCAAAAGTAGTAAAAAATAGGAGGGTAAAATGGCAAAAGACCTTCAGGAATCAACTAAAAGTGGAAATTCAAATAAATTTATAATAGCAATAATTTCATTTTTTATGCTACCAATTATTACGGTCTCAATTTTATATTTTACAAATGAAAGCTTTAAATATACTGCTAATGATTTCTTAGGTTTTTTACCTGGTAGAATAGGTGGCTATTTTGAGAATCAGCCAACAAAAGAAGAAAAAGAAGAATTAAAAAATCAGATAGCTAAACATTACATTTCTCTTAATGAAGATAGAATAGTTGATAAACTACTTCTAATAAAGGGTGAGGATGTTAAGCTATATAATGACTTGTTAGTTCATCTAAATAAACTAAACCCGAAGAAAATGAATGAAGTAAAGGACGAATTAAGGAAGCGAGAAATTAAAGGTGATATTCTTTATCAAATTATTGAAGAAATAGATTTAGAGCGTACTGCAAAGATAGATTCACTAGTTAAGTATTATTCTTCATTAAGTCTAATGGAAGCACTAACTGAAATAAATAGCTCTTTTGAAAAAAATGAAATTAGTTCAGAGGAATTAGCATCGGTATTTGAACGTTTACCTATTGATACTGGCTCTAGACTATTAACCTTAATGGATACTAGTTTATCAGATAGAATTAGATATCTATTACCATCTTCCTATAGAAGAACTATAGATAAACAAATAAATGATAATTACTTAAGGGAAAAAGAGTTTATAAGGCTAGCTAAAATCTACGAAGAAAAAGCTGTGGATGAGATAATTAAAGATATAGGAAATGCAGAGAAGTATAAAATTAGGGATCTTGCAATTATCTATAGCAATATGACTTATAAAAAAAGTGGAGAAATTTTATCTACAGTTAAGGATCAGGAGTTTTTATTTAATTTGTATAACGAGATTGACCGCTATGATGAGCTTAACAACCTTAATGAAAACCGCTCTATAGGATTAGCTAAGTCTGTACAAACGATTAAAGACTATAATGCCAAAGTTTTAGAGTTAGCAGAGGTTTATCAAAAAATGCCAAGACAGGATTTAGCTAAGATTGTTGAACAAATGATTAGAAGTAACGATGTTGTAATTTTACAGGAAGTAGGAAACGAAAGGATTATATTTACACAACAACAATTAATTGTTGATGTACTTAATCAGTTTAGATCAAATATAATAACGGAAATTATGGGACATCTAGACACTAGAAGAACTACAGAACTATCTAAAAAGTTAGTTGAATAGTACATTTAATTAGGAAGGGGGTGAAAAAATGAATGGGATAAATCAATTATTAGTTATGGATTTCTCAAGTAATAAATTTAAAAATACAGAAATAGATTTTGGCTCTAAAAAAGACTCCAGCTTCCAGAATATACTTCATAACACATTTAAAAAGAATACGGACAAAAACTTTAATTTAAATAATAAGGATAATAGACTTCCAAATGATCTAAAGCTAATGAATTCACCTTCTGTGAATTTTAATAAATTTACAGCAAAAGAAGGCAGCAAGTTAACTAATGAAAGCAGTCTACCACTAGAAACAGAAACTGATGAAGTGTGTATAATTGAAACATCATCAGATGAAGAAGTTTGTGTAGAGATGTTGCTAGACTTAATAAATATGCTACAAGCTTTTGTTAATGATGAGCCAAAGGACATAACGGAGAAAATCAAAGTAGTATTCGAAAATCTTAATGAGCTTAATGTGAGCGAGAACTTTAAGCAAGAGGTTAGTATATTACTAACAGAGATCAGTAGCTTAATAGAGAATTTTGAGAAAACTGCACATAATTCGGATTTTAAGTCGGCTTACTCAGAGAAGCTTAATGAATTATTAAATAAAGTAAGCAAACTGGAGACGAAAGAAACGAACAAAAAAAATGTTAAAGAGTTGAAAGTAACAGAAGAAAAGGATGTTAATGTTATTACTACTCCTAATAATAAAGATTCAGTTAAGCCAAGCAGTAATCAAGACCATAGTTACGATACAAAAGAAAAAAAGGGTAACGAATTAAATACTAAAGAATTTAGTTCAAGTCTAGTTAATGATGAGGAACTAAAAAATGAGGGACCAAAAGAGGCTAATATTAGTGTGACACAAAGCATAAGGGGTGAATTACTCTCTAAGGTGAGTGCCAATGGTCTTCCATCAAAGGTGAACTCTAACAATATTATGACTCAAATTGCTAGTCAAATTAATAAAGTCAATCTTAATGGTCTTAATGAAATAAAAATTCAACTTATGCCAGAGAATCTAGGTAAATTGTCATTAAAGATTTCTACTACAGATAATTTAGTATCTGCAAAAATTATAGCTGAAAGTATACAAATAAAGGAGATTATTGAAAGTAATCTTAATCAATTAAGGGATTCCTTATCTGAAAAAGGTATTTCAATATCGAATGTAGAGGTATTTGTTGGACAGGACTCTGACGCATATAGACATAAGCAAGCCTTACAGCAAATGCTTAAAGGGAAAAAATCAAATAACTCTATCGAGGATATACAATTAGTTAGTGAAGATGTTAGTATAGGGGTTTCAAATCCATATTTAGAAGAAAACAGCTTTGATATGATGGGTTAAAGGAGGGTTATAACATGTATAATGATATAAGTGGAGTTAATAGATATAGGGACTACTCTAATACAAGCAAAAACAATCAAAAATTTAACAATGAATTGAATAAAGATGCATTTTTAAGGCTACTGACCACTCAGTTAAAAAATCAAGACCCACTAAAGCCAATGGAAGATAGAGAGTTTATTGCACAAATGGCCCAATTTACTTCTCTTGAACAAATGCAAAACTTAAATGAGACTGTAAAATCAAATAATCAAACTATGTTAGAACACTTAGCTTCAATGAATAACAATATGGTAAAAAGCCAATCCTCAATTTTGCAAACCTTAGAAGAAATAAACAAGTCTATAAAAAATATAAATAACAAGCCTGAACAAACAACGCCAAATAATGGACAAGCTTCTGAAGAAGCTATTGAAACTGCTGAACAATAAGTACGAGTGTATTTTAGGAGGCAGAATAAGGTGGTGAAAGCATGATTACATACAATAGAGTGAATAACAACTCTGTTAAAAATGATTTGATTAAAGGTGCGCATATCAATAAAAGCACGTATTCACATAATAAAAACATTAATTTTAATGAAATACTTCATAAAACTGTAAATAAAAATGTTGAGTTAAAGTTTTCAAAGCATGCTTCTGAGAGACTAGATCAGAGAAATATAAAGTTAACTATGGAAGAATTAGAAAAGCTTAATAATGCTTTAGATAATGCATCCCAAAAAGGTATCAAAGAGACCTTAATCATTATGGAGAAGAAAGCATTTATTGCGAATGTAAAAAACAAAGTAATTATAACTGCTGCCGTAGAGGAACAATTATGTGAAAATATTTTCACTAATATAGACGGTGCAATTATTATATAAGCCGGACCAACTGTGGAGGCTTATAAATCACTTCTGACTGACAGATGAAGTGAAAAAAATAAAAAAAAATCAGGGGGTCATTTAATTATGATGCGTTCAATGTTTTCAGCCGTATCGGGTTTAAGAGCACACCAAACTCGAATGGATGTTATAGGTAATAATATTGCCAATGTTAATACAGCAGGATTTAAGGGTGCAAGGGTAACCTTTCAAGAGGTTTTTAATCAGACCTTAAGGGGAGCAGGTTCACCTCAAGCAGGAAAAGGGGGAACTAACCCTCAACAAGTAGGTCTAGGTATTAGTATAGCCTCAATGGATACATTCCATATCCGTGGCTCTGTTGAAACAACAGGTTATAACACAGATGCAATGATTAATGGAGAAGGTTTCTTTATAGT from Serpentinicella alkaliphila harbors:
- the fliG gene encoding flagellar motor switch protein FliG; amino-acid sequence: MSKKGALTGREKAAILLISLGPEYSAQIFKHLNDDEIEELTLEIANMRKVSPDEKERILDEFYQICVAQEYISEGGINYAKDVLEKALGSHKALEIINKLTASLQVKPFDFARKADPGQLLNFIQNEHPQTIALILAYLPFNQSAQILSSLPQAKQSDVARRIATMDRTSPEIIKEVESVLERKLSSLVSQDYTSAGGIQSIVDILNSVDRGTEKNIMDTLELQDAELAEEIRKRMFVFEDIINLDSTSIQRFIKEIDNSDLTVALKGATEEVASVIYANMSKRMGEMIKEDMEFMGPVRLRDVEEAQQKIVNVIRKLEEAGEIIIARGGGDEIIA
- the fliJ gene encoding flagellar export protein FliJ, which produces MSKNYSFRFESILNLKDKVEESKKNEFGLAVRKLDLEKNNLNLLKDQRQEMIESFNIKSKNITTVQEYRNLSNNLQILDKNINRQKSIIMRHESEVDKCKVALINAKRETKIFQKIKENDLIDFKYMESKHEEMLIDHFVSFKSSKK
- the fliF gene encoding flagellar basal-body MS-ring/collar protein FliF, translated to MPEALEQIRNQLNEYFQSLDKKQKTKIFLSTLFILISLTAIILYFSRPQYVVLHNDLSAKEAGEVLNILESNGIKAKLDTSSVVKVPRKDLEKSQVALATQGIPSDNISEDLFVGSSFMQTSEDRARDSRIKKQNYLRMTIEQIPGIERAVVNLSIPERTGFVLSNDVDIAKASVYLALSKNNLDNPSVEGIVGLVANAVPGLSPENVTVHGTDGRILNSKKSDDGDFSNATEQLSLQQVVKNDLEKSITDFLSVVYGYGNVAVMANVKLDFNSEVMEVREFSPPIEGENEGIIRSMQSLESMARNGGADGIPGTDTNTEDPTQYAEIDANTSTYTEASKTINYEINEVYKKIVKAKGQIQDITVAVFVNTSNLPDGSLSDEERRELTNMVSAAAGLDTRVVQVAAREFNIDIKDNWQSIFDDATLGTKPIVPLWAIPLLAFLILGLGYFGYRTITKKKNKEELEPIFDTQVQKPVFEEIDLELSGSQVKQQVERLVSKKPDAVAQLLKNWLSED
- the fliI gene encoding flagellar protein export ATPase FliI, with amino-acid sequence MQSISLDKYYKSLNSLNLVKYTGSVSQVIGLTIESIGPAVKVGEVCKIFPLKGNEPILAEVVGFKEKKVLLMPLGEMEGIGPGSKVEAMDTSLQVKVGPELLGRVLDGLGNPLDGLSQIEDTTTYPVMGKPPNPLVRARITEPLSLGVRAIDGMLTCGNGQRIGIFAGSGVGKSTLLGMIARNTNAEVNVIALIGERGREVKEFIENDLKEEGLRKSVVIVATSDQPPLIRMKGALLATSIAEFFRDQGKNVMLMMDSVTRFSMAQREVGLAIGEPPVTKGYTPSVFAILPKLLERSGTAEKGAITGLYTVLVDGDDMNEPIADAVRGILDGHIVLSRKMANRNHYPAIDVLASVSRVMSNIVPGEHREISNSIKEVISVYREAEDLINIGAYSKGSNKKIDYAITNIEKINSFLQQGTHEKTNFLETQELMKKILS
- a CDS encoding FliH/SctL family protein yields the protein MHKVYKSANVTLGQKKSLEYTQVYTESVPQQVDNEITEKRQLDVELEIQNRINEAELECERMIEQAQIEVNQILAEAYDDSKAIMEKAKEDGYQDGFEQGKKEGFNLYNALIDEVNQLKQEVYKYKKETAKQLEKDIVKLIIDSISKIINHELNENNELILNVIKVAIDKCTFTESLIIRVSEDDYETVNSSINRIYMMTEGIDQVEIKCDKFLKSGSVVIDTVSGKIDASIETQIKQIENAFNELLRSE
- a CDS encoding flagellar hook assembly protein FlgD, yielding MYNDISGVNRYRDYSNTSKNNQKFNNELNKDAFLRLLTTQLKNQDPLKPMEDREFIAQMAQFTSLEQMQNLNETVKSNNQTMLEHLASMNNNMVKSQSSILQTLEEINKSIKNINNKPEQTTPNNGQASEEAIETAEQ
- a CDS encoding flagellar hook-length control protein FliK; this encodes MNGINQLLVMDFSSNKFKNTEIDFGSKKDSSFQNILHNTFKKNTDKNFNLNNKDNRLPNDLKLMNSPSVNFNKFTAKEGSKLTNESSLPLETETDEVCIIETSSDEEVCVEMLLDLINMLQAFVNDEPKDITEKIKVVFENLNELNVSENFKQEVSILLTEISSLIENFEKTAHNSDFKSAYSEKLNELLNKVSKLETKETNKKNVKELKVTEEKDVNVITTPNNKDSVKPSSNQDHSYDTKEKKGNELNTKEFSSSLVNDEELKNEGPKEANISVTQSIRGELLSKVSANGLPSKVNSNNIMTQIASQINKVNLNGLNEIKIQLMPENLGKLSLKISTTDNLVSAKIIAESIQIKEIIESNLNQLRDSLSEKGISISNVEVFVGQDSDAYRHKQALQQMLKGKKSNNSIEDIQLVSEDVSIGVSNPYLEENSFDMMG
- a CDS encoding TIGR02530 family flagellar biosynthesis protein; amino-acid sequence: MITYNRVNNNSVKNDLIKGAHINKSTYSHNKNINFNEILHKTVNKNVELKFSKHASERLDQRNIKLTMEELEKLNNALDNASQKGIKETLIIMEKKAFIANVKNKVIITAAVEEQLCENIFTNIDGAIII